One Thomasclavelia spiroformis DSM 1552 DNA window includes the following coding sequences:
- the rpe gene encoding ribulose-phosphate 3-epimerase, whose amino-acid sequence MVKIAPSLLSADFACLKKEIDKIKVAEWIHYDVMDGHFVPNISFGYSILKDVSKVTDKYLDVHLMISDPFKYVDNFIASNASLIVFHYEAVEENEINKLIKHIKNNNIDVGIAIKPDTCQDVLKPFLSQLDLVLVMSVEPGFGGQTFNHSAIEKISKLAKLREENNYHYLIEVDGGINESTAKLCRQAGVDVLVAGSYVFNSDDYTKAIESLK is encoded by the coding sequence ATGGTTAAAATTGCGCCTTCGTTGTTATCAGCGGATTTTGCATGTTTAAAAAAAGAAATTGATAAAATTAAAGTAGCTGAATGGATTCATTATGATGTAATGGATGGTCATTTTGTACCAAATATTTCATTTGGTTATAGTATTTTAAAAGATGTTAGTAAGGTTACTGATAAATATTTAGATGTTCATTTAATGATTAGTGATCCATTTAAATATGTTGATAATTTTATTGCAAGTAATGCTTCGTTAATTGTTTTTCATTATGAAGCTGTTGAAGAAAATGAGATAAATAAATTAATTAAACATATTAAAAATAATAATATTGATGTTGGAATCGCAATTAAACCGGATACTTGCCAGGATGTACTAAAACCATTTTTATCTCAGTTAGATTTAGTTTTAGTAATGTCAGTTGAACCAGGTTTTGGTGGACAAACATTTAATCACAGTGCAATAGAAAAAATTTCAAAACTTGCAAAGCTTAGAGAAGAAAATAATTATCATTATTTAATTGAAGTAGATGGCGGAATAAATGAATCCACTGCTAAGTTATGTAGACAAGCAGGTGTTGATGTACTTGTTGCTGGAAGCTATGTTTTTAATAGTGATGATTATACTAAAGCAATTGAATCGTTGAAATGA
- a CDS encoding thiamine diphosphokinase has product MKIGICSAMAKEIDISLDYIGVDRGIEVLIDQGIKPIYAIGDFDSIRDENLLSNLKIERLPTRKDVTDTHAALEYVIDKGYDEVDIYGVTGGRLDHFFGAMCLLEKYSDIKIRIIDNQNIIELLKPGRHKVYGDEYKYFSLFACNGSYIDIKHAQYQLDNYYLKHDDPLCVSNQVIDGFAYIKNSENVILIRTKDTYK; this is encoded by the coding sequence ATGAAAATAGGAATATGTAGTGCCATGGCTAAAGAAATTGATATTTCTTTAGATTATATTGGAGTTGATCGTGGTATTGAAGTTTTAATTGATCAAGGAATAAAACCAATTTATGCAATTGGTGATTTTGATTCAATTAGAGATGAAAATTTATTATCGAATTTAAAAATAGAGCGTTTGCCAACAAGAAAAGATGTTACAGATACACATGCAGCACTTGAGTATGTAATTGATAAAGGTTATGATGAAGTTGATATTTATGGTGTTACTGGAGGACGATTAGATCATTTTTTTGGAGCTATGTGTTTACTTGAAAAATATTCAGATATAAAAATTAGAATAATTGATAATCAAAATATTATTGAACTTTTAAAGCCGGGAAGACATAAAGTTTATGGAGATGAATATAAATATTTTTCTTTATTTGCATGTAATGGTAGTTATATTGATATTAAGCATGCTCAATACCAATTAGATAATTATTATTTAAAGCATGATGATCCATTATGTGTTTCTAATCAAGTGATTGATGGTTTTGCATATATAAAAAATAGTGAAAATGTTATTTTAATTAGAACTAAAGATACATACAAATAA
- a CDS encoding beta-N-acetylglucosaminidase domain-containing protein has protein sequence MKRTFKKVLAAVLTLTMTFSSLVILQPVNAENEVSEYTIYPTPHEVVYDDSEFAISDDVNVVYGDAIDSFTKDHAVDVLNILEKTNTVSDAIDESKTNLIVGTYNSDDYADKYFKDNALIDSEDLFTHSDSYILNVDNNVIAVLGRDTDAAFHGITSLKHIFNQIKDNNILELKINDYADVKGRGFIEGYYGNPWSNEDRADLMTFGGDYKLNQYIYAPKDDPKHNSNWRGLYTEDELVEVRKLAEAGNKSKCYYVYALHTFMYNPIRFDTEENYQNDLNVIKTKFEQLMGAGVKQFAILADDAAVPAQGAQCYVRLMTDLTNWLIEKQATVSGLKSDMIFCPNDYTGFGTSAQMQTLKQLPDSVSIIQTGGRVWGEVGPNFNEQFYSNMGRPAYMWINWPCSDNTKDGLIMGGAEAVLKPNVRPETVEGIVLNPMQQSEPSKEALFTNADYAWNIWEEASHYEKVWHDSFNYMDHGTIEDTPASIALRELSKHMMNSQQIGNEESIELKDRLSSFINALNSGSDITASADDLIGEFKLLQDSANTYRENPGNERTRDQIIYWLDCWQDTTEAIINYLEAAKGLQNGADNDEIWDKFSTGQAEFDKSRTHGFNYVDHIEYAKVGRKYIYPFMQNLDTILSVKVGTIVNPDQQIVTFITNRTDTPTGSTKSALDNNASTELTYKSPNTISTGTYVGISYSKAIDVNSVTFRLGQSGNLRDTFAKAKVEYTTDGKTWQDVNGEEYELPQEVTISDLDLKDVKGIRMIATADKANTWLGIRDIVVNGKGVDESTGEKYSGTVIKSPNYGIYGSYGEANMLDDDDNTFTWYNQNTKVGDYVGLDLGEVVPLGVVRFIMGNSGNDYWNAYDLEYSTDGQSYTVFESYTQNLEKKTVTADLTGIKARYVRVRNTQPKNVWLKMSDFRVNRPNDTFVDTNNDSLKEIATKIDTSVASVATVESATLNQNEYLGIILPRIRDLSNINLQLVGGDALTLQVSKNYVDWVDVDASSTDLPDARYVRLINKTADSITFGIEKFEVYSNEISAPLLLDSDIGVDPSWGVAEDSRENGAAFDGDMDTSTEFGSTVEKGQYIIYDLGQERTINKLAMYCQDSAVNYIRDAEIFVSDNLDEWTKVITIGDGIENVDEANVTCINSDAGYKASTTYPNKVYVEGSADSVKARYIKIVMTAPNTERAVLFNEIVINDGEYVPVINDPTFSSSAIEKQGFEPQDMFDGNLSTSYRPDTIKAGYISYTLSEKLDVTKINIIQTGTVSNAKLLALVDGESAREWVQIGTLNKSLNEIYLPFWENIYELKIEWDANSVPAISEIVLMNDDALLPNRSVLQEYINGLNIDEDEYTPESYQVFAEKLAAANEVLANNNSNQKAIDNALADLQTAVENLVPSVEADKTALKIAIDLANAITDEDLTNVVPAVADEFKAARDEANAIYGDRGATQEEVNNAFDRLANAMHMLDFVKGDKTALKAFIDKVSGLEAAKYTETTWTAFETELNEAIAVYNDENAMQEEVNSAYSELVTAFLNLRLIPDKSLLEDLINQANGLNSANYTKATFDGLTKALNEAKAVYENPNATQEEVDNAKDVLAKAIAGLQTVTTDNTVSTPVNNGDTTTSVKTGDESLAGMFATIALLSVAGYTVLRKKED, from the coding sequence ATGAAAAGAACGTTTAAAAAAGTATTGGCTGCTGTTTTAACTTTAACAATGACATTTAGTTCATTGGTAATTTTACAACCAGTAAATGCTGAAAATGAAGTGTCTGAATACACAATTTATCCAACACCTCATGAAGTTGTATATGATGATAGTGAGTTTGCAATTTCTGATGATGTTAATGTTGTGTATGGTGATGCTATTGATAGTTTTACTAAAGATCATGCTGTAGATGTTTTAAATATTTTAGAAAAAACAAATACAGTAAGTGATGCAATTGATGAAAGTAAAACAAACTTGATTGTTGGGACTTATAATTCAGATGATTATGCTGATAAATATTTTAAAGACAATGCTTTAATTGATAGTGAAGATTTATTCACTCATAGCGATTCTTATATTCTAAATGTTGATAACAATGTTATTGCAGTATTAGGTAGAGATACTGATGCAGCTTTCCACGGAATAACATCTCTAAAACATATCTTTAATCAAATTAAAGATAATAACATTTTAGAATTAAAAATCAATGATTATGCCGATGTAAAAGGACGTGGATTTATTGAAGGATATTATGGTAATCCATGGTCTAATGAAGATCGTGCAGATTTAATGACTTTTGGAGGAGATTATAAATTAAATCAATATATTTATGCTCCAAAAGATGATCCAAAACATAATTCAAATTGGAGAGGTTTATATACTGAAGATGAACTAGTTGAAGTTCGTAAGTTAGCTGAAGCTGGTAATAAAAGTAAATGTTACTATGTTTATGCATTACATACATTTATGTATAATCCAATCAGATTTGATACTGAAGAAAACTATCAAAATGATTTAAATGTTATCAAAACAAAATTTGAACAATTGATGGGTGCAGGAGTTAAACAATTTGCAATTTTAGCAGATGATGCAGCTGTTCCTGCTCAAGGTGCTCAATGCTATGTGCGTTTGATGACAGATTTAACAAACTGGTTAATTGAAAAACAAGCAACTGTATCAGGGTTAAAATCAGATATGATTTTCTGTCCAAATGATTACACAGGATTTGGTACTAGTGCACAAATGCAAACATTAAAACAATTACCAGATTCTGTAAGTATTATCCAAACAGGTGGTAGAGTTTGGGGAGAAGTTGGTCCAAACTTCAACGAACAGTTTTATAGTAATATGGGACGCCCAGCTTATATGTGGATTAATTGGCCATGTAGTGATAATACTAAAGATGGATTAATTATGGGTGGAGCTGAAGCTGTTTTAAAACCAAATGTTCGCCCAGAAACTGTAGAAGGTATTGTTTTAAATCCAATGCAACAATCTGAACCAAGTAAAGAAGCATTATTTACTAATGCAGATTATGCATGGAATATTTGGGAAGAGGCAAGTCATTACGAAAAAGTTTGGCATGATTCATTTAATTATATGGATCATGGAACTATCGAAGATACACCTGCTTCTATCGCATTACGTGAATTAAGTAAACACATGATGAATTCTCAACAAATTGGTAATGAAGAATCAATTGAATTAAAAGATAGATTATCAAGTTTCATCAATGCTTTGAATTCAGGTAGTGATATTACTGCTAGCGCAGATGATTTAATTGGTGAATTTAAACTATTACAAGATAGCGCTAACACATATCGTGAAAATCCAGGTAATGAAAGAACAAGAGATCAAATTATCTATTGGTTAGATTGCTGGCAAGATACAACAGAAGCAATTATCAATTATTTAGAAGCAGCAAAAGGATTACAAAATGGTGCTGATAATGATGAAATATGGGATAAATTCTCAACAGGTCAAGCAGAATTTGATAAATCTAGAACACATGGATTTAATTACGTTGATCATATTGAATATGCAAAAGTAGGTAGAAAATATATCTATCCATTTATGCAAAACTTAGATACAATTTTATCTGTTAAAGTAGGTACTATTGTAAATCCAGATCAACAAATTGTTACATTTATTACAAATCGTACTGATACACCAACTGGTTCTACTAAAAGTGCATTAGATAATAATGCATCTACTGAATTAACATATAAGAGTCCAAATACTATTTCTACTGGAACATATGTAGGTATTAGTTATAGTAAGGCAATTGATGTTAACAGTGTTACTTTTAGATTAGGACAAAGTGGTAACTTAAGAGATACATTTGCTAAAGCGAAGGTTGAATATACAACTGATGGAAAAACTTGGCAAGATGTTAATGGTGAAGAATATGAATTACCACAAGAAGTTACTATAAGTGATCTTGATTTAAAAGATGTAAAAGGAATTAGAATGATTGCTACTGCTGATAAAGCTAATACTTGGTTAGGTATTCGTGATATTGTTGTAAATGGAAAAGGTGTTGATGAAAGTACTGGCGAAAAATATTCAGGTACTGTAATTAAATCACCAAATTATGGTATTTATGGATCATATGGTGAAGCAAATATGCTTGATGATGATGATAATACATTTACATGGTATAACCAAAATACTAAAGTTGGAGATTATGTAGGGCTTGACTTAGGAGAAGTTGTACCTCTAGGAGTTGTAAGATTTATCATGGGTAATAGTGGAAACGATTACTGGAATGCTTATGACTTAGAATATTCAACAGACGGGCAAAGTTATACTGTATTTGAAAGCTATACACAAAATCTTGAAAAGAAAACAGTGACTGCTGATTTAACAGGTATTAAAGCTCGTTATGTAAGAGTTAGAAATACCCAACCTAAGAATGTATGGTTAAAGATGTCTGATTTTAGAGTCAATCGACCAAATGATACTTTTGTTGATACAAACAACGATAGTTTAAAAGAAATTGCAACTAAGATTGATACAAGTGTTGCTTCAGTTGCAACAGTTGAATCAGCAACTTTAAATCAAAATGAATATTTAGGAATTATTTTACCAAGAATTAGAGATTTATCTAATATTAATTTACAATTAGTAGGTGGAGATGCATTAACATTACAAGTATCAAAAAATTATGTTGATTGGGTAGATGTTGATGCAAGTAGTACTGATTTACCAGATGCTAGATATGTAAGATTAATAAATAAAACAGCAGATTCAATTACATTTGGAATTGAAAAATTTGAAGTATATTCAAATGAAATCTCTGCACCATTATTATTAGATTCTGATATTGGTGTTGATCCAAGCTGGGGGGTGGCTGAAGATAGTCGTGAAAATGGAGCTGCATTTGATGGTGATATGGACACTTCTACTGAGTTTGGTTCTACTGTTGAAAAAGGACAATATATTATTTATGATTTAGGTCAAGAAAGAACTATTAATAAATTAGCAATGTATTGTCAAGATAGTGCAGTTAATTATATTCGTGATGCTGAAATTTTTGTTTCTGATAATTTAGACGAATGGACAAAAGTTATTACAATTGGTGATGGTATAGAAAATGTTGATGAAGCGAATGTTACTTGTATAAATTCTGATGCAGGTTATAAAGCTTCTACAACTTATCCAAATAAAGTTTATGTTGAAGGTAGTGCTGATAGTGTTAAGGCACGTTATATTAAAATTGTTATGACTGCTCCTAATACAGAACGTGCAGTATTATTTAATGAAATCGTTATTAATGATGGTGAATATGTACCTGTAATTAACGATCCAACATTTAGTTCAAGTGCTATTGAAAAACAAGGATTTGAACCCCAAGATATGTTTGATGGTAATTTATCAACATCTTATCGTCCTGATACTATTAAAGCAGGATATATTAGTTATACACTTTCTGAAAAACTTGATGTAACTAAGATAAATATTATTCAAACAGGTACTGTTAGCAATGCTAAGTTATTAGCTTTAGTTGATGGTGAAAGTGCTAGAGAATGGGTACAAATAGGTACTTTAAATAAATCATTAAATGAAATTTATTTACCATTCTGGGAAAATATTTATGAATTAAAAATTGAATGGGATGCAAATAGTGTTCCGGCAATTTCTGAAATTGTCCTTATGAATGATGATGCATTACTACCAAATCGTAGTGTATTACAAGAATATATTAATGGTTTAAATATTGATGAAGATGAATATACACCAGAATCTTATCAAGTATTTGCTGAAAAATTAGCTGCTGCTAATGAAGTATTAGCTAATAATAACAGTAATCAAAAAGCTATTGATAATGCACTAGCTGATTTACAAACAGCTGTAGAAAACTTAGTTCCTAGTGTTGAAGCTGATAAAACAGCATTAAAAATTGCAATTGATCTAGCAAATGCAATCACTGATGAAGATTTAACTAATGTTGTACCAGCAGTAGCTGATGAATTCAAAGCAGCAAGAGATGAAGCTAATGCTATTTATGGTGATAGAGGCGCAACTCAAGAAGAAGTAAATAATGCATTTGATCGACTTGCAAATGCAATGCATATGTTAGACTTTGTAAAAGGAGATAAAACAGCATTAAAAGCATTCATCGATAAAGTAAGCGGATTAGAAGCTGCTAAATATACAGAAACTACATGGACAGCATTTGAAACAGAATTAAATGAAGCAATTGCTGTATATAACGATGAAAATGCAATGCAAGAAGAAGTAAACAGTGCATACAGTGAATTAGTAACAGCATTCTTGAACTTAAGATTAATTCCAGATAAGAGCTTATTAGAAGACTTAATCAATCAAGCAAATGGATTAAATAGTGCAAATTATACAAAAGCAACATTTGATGGATTAACAAAAGCATTAAATGAAGCAAAAGCAGTATATGAAAATCCAAATGCAACACAAGAAGAAGTAGACAATGCAAAAGATGTTCTAGCCAAAGCAATTGCCGGATTACAAACAGTAACAACTGATAACACAGTAAGTACACCAGTAAATAATGGTGATACAACTACAAGTGTAAAAACTGGAGATGAAAGCTTAGCGGGAATGTTTGCAACAATCGCATTATTAAGTGTAGCTGGATATACAGTACTTAGAAAAAAAGAAGATTAA
- the nagE gene encoding N-acetylglucosamine-specific PTS transporter subunit IIBC — translation MSYVQRLGKSLMLPVSVMPIAALLKGIGYWIDPVGWGSNNLISAFLIESGSAIIDNLPLFFAIGVAVGMVKEKDTILSLCAVVSYLVVARLLSVETVSLIRDIPIEEVPIAFENSANSLVGILVGLVVAFNYTHFSKIQLPMALSFFGGKRFVPIISTVMMLLISGILMVVWPALYSMSISFGEAISGLGPIGAGLYGFFNRLLVPTGLHHALNSVFWFDSAGINDIGKFWGTIPGSVVGETGMYQAGFFPVMMFGLPAAAIAIYNCARPEKKKQVVAVLLSAGFASFLTGVTEPLEFSFMFVAPILYVIHALMTGIMMFIAALFQWIAGFGFSAGLIDYILSIRSPYAHNIFMLIPLGVICGIIYYCIFRFMIIRYNLMTPGREIDDSVEEINKNESNVILVSDDYDELAIILLEALGGRSNVMYVDSCITRLRVELKNLDLVNEQQILSTGATGIVKVGKNSIQIIIGTKVGFIVDSINDILM, via the coding sequence ATGAGCTATGTTCAACGATTAGGAAAATCTTTAATGTTGCCGGTTTCTGTAATGCCTATAGCAGCTTTATTAAAAGGAATTGGTTATTGGATTGATCCTGTTGGTTGGGGTAGCAATAATTTAATTTCTGCTTTTTTGATTGAGTCGGGTTCAGCAATAATAGATAATTTACCACTTTTTTTTGCGATTGGTGTAGCTGTAGGGATGGTAAAAGAAAAAGATACGATTCTAAGTTTATGTGCAGTTGTTTCGTATTTAGTAGTAGCTAGATTATTATCTGTTGAAACAGTTTCTTTAATTAGAGATATTCCTATTGAAGAAGTTCCGATAGCCTTTGAGAATTCTGCAAATAGTTTGGTTGGTATATTAGTGGGATTGGTTGTAGCATTTAATTATACACATTTTTCAAAAATTCAATTACCAATGGCTTTATCATTTTTTGGAGGGAAGCGTTTTGTTCCAATTATTTCAACAGTAATGATGCTTTTGATATCAGGAATATTGATGGTTGTATGGCCAGCTTTATATAGTATGTCGATTAGTTTTGGCGAAGCAATATCTGGTTTAGGACCGATTGGTGCGGGATTATATGGATTTTTTAATCGATTATTAGTTCCAACAGGTTTACATCATGCATTGAATTCTGTATTTTGGTTTGACAGTGCAGGAATTAATGATATAGGAAAATTTTGGGGAACAATACCTGGAAGTGTAGTAGGAGAAACAGGCATGTATCAAGCAGGATTTTTTCCTGTGATGATGTTTGGATTACCGGCTGCAGCAATTGCAATTTATAACTGTGCAAGACCAGAAAAGAAAAAACAGGTAGTAGCTGTTTTATTATCAGCAGGATTTGCATCTTTTTTGACAGGAGTAACCGAACCATTAGAGTTTTCATTTATGTTTGTCGCGCCAATTTTATATGTTATACATGCTCTAATGACAGGAATAATGATGTTTATTGCTGCATTATTTCAATGGATAGCGGGATTTGGTTTTTCAGCAGGGTTAATCGATTATATTTTAAGCATTCGCTCACCTTATGCACATAATATTTTTATGTTAATACCTTTAGGAGTTATATGTGGGATTATTTATTATTGTATTTTTAGATTTATGATTATTCGCTATAATCTTATGACACCAGGAAGAGAAATTGATGACTCTGTAGAAGAAATTAATAAAAATGAATCTAATGTTATTTTAGTTAGTGATGATTATGATGAACTGGCAATTATTTTATTGGAAGCATTGGGAGGGCGTAGTAATGTTATGTATGTTGATAGCTGTATTACACGGTTAAGGGTAGAATTAAAAAATCTTGATTTGGTAAATGAACAACAAATTTTATCAACTGGAGCAACTGGAATAGTAAAGGTTGGAAAAAATAGTATTCAGATTATTATTGGAACTAAAGTTGGTTTTATTGTTGATTCAATAAATGATATTTTAATGTAG
- a CDS encoding PRD domain-containing protein, translating into MIELKILKVFNNNSVAAISDDLGDIILTGSGIGFQKKAGDLVDQTKIEKTYLFKDDQKKRFEQSIAEVPAVYYEIAHKIVSKAVKDLKVDFSGEIFIAISDHLSFAVKRKKENIYLPNIILNETKIIYKEEYKVGLWALNYIENKIGIRLDEDEAGYLALHLVNFSLSNNANNAMKIVTLTKEVLNLIKKTMKVELEEDSIGYTRISTHLKFLAERIFRDDASSVVDTTSDIREMLKEDARLALCINRIVKLIKERYNYDLSPDEQTYLCIHIKKNTNTNN; encoded by the coding sequence GTGATTGAGTTGAAAATATTAAAAGTTTTTAACAATAACAGTGTAGCAGCGATTTCTGATGACTTGGGAGATATTATATTAACAGGTTCAGGAATAGGCTTTCAAAAAAAAGCGGGTGATTTAGTTGATCAAACTAAAATAGAAAAAACATATTTATTTAAAGATGACCAAAAAAAGCGTTTTGAACAGTCTATTGCAGAAGTACCTGCTGTTTATTATGAAATAGCACATAAAATTGTTTCTAAAGCAGTGAAAGATTTAAAAGTTGATTTTAGTGGTGAGATTTTTATTGCTATAAGTGATCATCTTTCTTTTGCAGTTAAAAGAAAAAAAGAAAATATTTATTTACCAAACATTATTTTAAATGAAACAAAAATAATATATAAAGAAGAATATAAAGTAGGATTATGGGCATTGAATTATATAGAAAATAAAATAGGCATTCGCTTAGATGAAGATGAAGCAGGGTATTTAGCATTACATTTAGTTAATTTTTCACTTAGTAATAATGCAAATAATGCTATGAAAATTGTTACTCTTACAAAAGAAGTTTTGAATTTGATAAAAAAGACAATGAAAGTGGAGTTAGAAGAGGATTCAATTGGCTATACTCGTATTTCCACGCATCTTAAATTTTTAGCAGAAAGAATTTTTCGGGATGATGCTAGTAGTGTCGTAGATACTACTTCTGATATTCGTGAAATGCTTAAGGAAGATGCTAGGTTAGCTTTGTGCATTAATAGAATTGTTAAATTGATTAAAGAAAGATATAATTATGACTTATCACCTGATGAACAGACATATCTTTGTATTCATATAAAAAAGAATACCAATACTAATAATTAG
- a CDS encoding rubredoxin-like domain-containing protein, producing the protein MAKFVCSVCGYVYEGDKAPEQCPVCKVGADKFVEQTGEMTWASEHVVGVAKDVDEEIKKELRANFEGECSEVGMYLAMARVAHREGYPEIGLYWEKAAYEEAEHAAKFAELLGEVVTDSTKKNLEMRVEAENGATMGKTELAKKAKAANLDAIHDTVHEMARDEARHGKAFQGLLERYFGK; encoded by the coding sequence ATGGCAAAATTTGTATGTTCTGTATGTGGATATGTTTATGAAGGAGATAAAGCACCTGAACAATGTCCAGTATGTAAAGTAGGTGCTGATAAGTTTGTAGAACAAACTGGAGAAATGACTTGGGCTTCTGAACATGTTGTTGGTGTAGCTAAAGATGTAGATGAAGAAATTAAAAAAGAATTAAGAGCTAATTTTGAAGGTGAATGCTCTGAAGTTGGTATGTATTTAGCTATGGCACGTGTTGCACATCGTGAAGGATATCCTGAAATTGGATTATATTGGGAAAAAGCAGCTTATGAAGAAGCTGAACATGCTGCAAAATTTGCAGAATTATTAGGAGAAGTAGTAACTGATTCTACTAAGAAAAATCTTGAAATGCGTGTTGAAGCTGAAAATGGAGCTACTATGGGTAAAACTGAATTAGCTAAAAAAGCTAAAGCTGCTAACTTAGATGCTATTCATGATACTGTACATGAAATGGCACGTGATGAAGCAAGACATGGTAAAGCTTTCCAAGGTTTACTTGAAAGATATTTTGGAAAATAA
- a CDS encoding PTS sugar transporter subunit IIA, translating to MDILSKFISHNKTKYICAPATGKIVHLQFLNDKAFSNKLIGDGLAIEINSNCIYSPCKGKINIIAPTKHAFGIITADGVEILVHIGIQALKPDPSNYIYHIKVGDEVNIGTPIVKLSDKLLKKYNYKIITPVVICNYHNHPIKTMTTASSIKSGKIIYTYK from the coding sequence ATGGATATATTATCAAAATTTATTTCTCATAATAAAACTAAATATATATGTGCTCCAGCAACCGGTAAAATAGTCCATTTACAATTCTTAAATGATAAAGCTTTTTCTAATAAATTGATCGGTGATGGTCTAGCTATCGAAATAAATTCAAACTGTATTTATTCTCCATGTAAAGGAAAAATAAACATAATTGCCCCGACTAAACATGCATTTGGTATCATTACTGCAGATGGTGTTGAGATTCTAGTACATATCGGTATACAAGCTTTAAAACCAGATCCTTCAAATTATATATATCACATAAAAGTCGGGGATGAAGTAAATATTGGTACACCAATTGTAAAATTGAGTGATAAATTATTAAAAAAATATAATTACAAAATAATAACTCCTGTTGTTATTTGTAATTATCACAATCACCCCATTAAAACAATGACCACTGCCTCATCAATTAAGAGTGGCAAAATCATCTATACATACAAATAA
- the rsgA gene encoding ribosome small subunit-dependent GTPase A, with the protein MFQGRIVKALSGFYYVEDNDNIIECRARGKFRKDEIKPLVGDFVEYQDGYIMKLLPRNNFLVRPPICNIDQALIVSACKEPDFSSTLLDKFLLVVEHLNIEPIIVLSKMDLDDGSIESYVNDYRKAGYKVYEISSKDNYGIDEIKSIFEDKVTVITGQSGVGKSSLLNALDINLNLETNNISKALGRGKHTTRHVELIKMYGGYIGDTPGFSSLELDMTPEQLAVAYHDFEEYSQNCKFRGCLHDSEPRCAIKKAVEDGMISKERYEHYLLSLQEVKKKEERKYG; encoded by the coding sequence ATGTTTCAAGGTAGAATAGTTAAAGCTTTATCGGGATTTTATTATGTCGAAGATAATGATAATATTATTGAATGTCGTGCAAGAGGTAAATTTCGTAAAGATGAAATAAAACCTCTTGTAGGAGATTTTGTTGAATATCAAGATGGTTATATTATGAAATTACTTCCTAGAAATAATTTCTTGGTTCGTCCCCCAATATGTAATATTGATCAGGCATTGATAGTAAGTGCATGTAAAGAACCTGATTTTTCATCAACATTATTGGATAAATTTTTATTGGTAGTGGAACATTTAAATATTGAACCAATAATTGTTTTATCTAAAATGGATTTAGATGATGGCAGTATCGAAAGTTATGTTAATGATTATCGAAAAGCTGGATATAAAGTTTATGAAATTAGTTCTAAAGATAATTATGGAATTGATGAAATAAAATCTATTTTTGAAGATAAAGTAACTGTAATTACTGGACAAAGTGGAGTGGGTAAAAGCAGTTTATTAAATGCTTTAGATATTAATTTGAATTTAGAAACAAATAATATTTCAAAAGCATTAGGACGAGGTAAGCATACTACTAGACATGTTGAATTGATCAAGATGTATGGTGGGTATATTGGTGATACACCAGGTTTTTCTTCATTAGAATTAGATATGACACCAGAGCAATTAGCAGTTGCATATCATGATTTTGAAGAATATAGTCAAAATTGTAAATTTAGAGGTTGTCTTCATGATAGTGAACCTAGATGTGCAATAAAAAAGGCAGTTGAAGATGGGATGATTTCTAAAGAGAGATATGAGCATTATTTATTAAGTTTACAAGAAGTTAAAAAGAAAGAGGAACGTAAATATGGTTAA